In one window of Leptospira sp. GIMC2001 DNA:
- a CDS encoding GTP-binding protein, translating to MKTINLGIFAHIDAGKTTLTEQILHIAGILPSVGTIEEGTTESDTLIVEIERGISVLSSLMQFECKNFDQPFRINLLDTPGHLDFRTQVESVLDSIDLAVVLIDGSRGVESQTIMLHEALSEKNIPEIFFINKLDRAEDFLPESLVSLEELLKKTPPIVFIEGSYNYIWIQPDKFSERTHLELIEWNEELVGEYLSNPNKLYEISRLGLLTGLEKSKLTPVFGGSAYFGQGVRELLDFIGLLNFPIPVPVTGAEIILSKRINHSELGHLTLARTLRDFSCGDMLGCQGQNIPITQAYHLLGDKAISINKIQAGDIFASPDLNNLKSIAPVYDSPFVAIIEAEQSQDRIEIWNALSELSWEDPSYILKEDSSTGSYQLYGRGELHLEIAISRFRELCLKNFAVGELQVARYERCKTMVKKLALEHTAFESKNSSGKLVAILEDTAGFSKHIAFEVSLSEKIHNAISTGFFEALSQGNYHLEVLGAQLTIVSYEPPEAGTEFTPSLLKVALLSGVRQALQDQTELIGPVSDLEVFVDDTYVGNVLSLLQKRSAHIIDIRKRFSDKSQILARVGTENLLGFSGALRNMTKGTGISFQRNTFSPENYNVLNERKAR from the coding sequence ATGAAAACGATCAACCTTGGAATTTTTGCCCATATCGATGCAGGTAAGACTACCTTAACTGAGCAGATACTCCATATAGCTGGAATTTTACCATCGGTTGGAACAATAGAAGAGGGCACGACAGAATCCGATACTCTTATCGTTGAGATAGAAAGAGGAATATCGGTTCTATCTTCATTGATGCAGTTTGAATGCAAAAATTTTGATCAGCCTTTTAGAATCAATCTACTCGACACTCCAGGACATTTAGATTTTCGGACGCAAGTGGAATCTGTTTTGGATTCGATTGATTTAGCAGTTGTTCTAATCGATGGAAGTCGGGGTGTTGAGAGCCAGACAATCATGCTTCACGAGGCGTTGTCTGAGAAAAATATTCCAGAAATTTTCTTTATAAATAAATTGGACCGTGCTGAAGATTTTCTACCTGAATCACTCGTATCTTTAGAGGAGCTTCTCAAGAAAACTCCGCCAATTGTTTTTATTGAAGGAAGTTATAATTATATTTGGATTCAACCAGATAAGTTCTCGGAGAGAACGCACCTAGAATTAATTGAATGGAATGAAGAATTGGTAGGTGAGTATCTATCTAATCCGAACAAATTGTACGAAATATCCCGCCTAGGTTTATTAACTGGCTTAGAAAAAAGTAAGCTTACACCAGTATTTGGAGGATCTGCTTATTTTGGACAAGGTGTTCGGGAGCTCTTAGATTTTATTGGGCTTCTAAATTTTCCGATCCCCGTACCAGTTACCGGTGCAGAGATTATATTATCCAAACGAATCAATCATTCTGAATTAGGGCATTTGACTCTTGCTCGCACATTGCGTGACTTTTCTTGCGGCGACATGCTTGGTTGCCAAGGTCAAAATATTCCAATCACACAAGCTTATCATTTGCTAGGTGATAAGGCTATATCTATCAATAAAATTCAAGCTGGGGACATCTTTGCATCGCCTGACCTGAATAATTTGAAATCAATTGCTCCAGTTTACGACTCTCCGTTTGTTGCAATCATTGAAGCTGAGCAATCTCAAGACCGAATAGAAATTTGGAATGCATTGAGTGAGCTTTCCTGGGAAGACCCATCTTATATACTCAAAGAAGACTCTAGCACCGGATCTTATCAATTGTACGGGCGAGGTGAGCTTCATCTTGAAATCGCAATTTCTCGATTCAGAGAATTATGTCTCAAAAACTTTGCGGTAGGCGAATTACAAGTTGCAAGGTATGAACGTTGTAAAACGATGGTAAAAAAGCTAGCATTAGAGCACACGGCCTTTGAATCTAAAAACTCAAGCGGCAAGCTCGTAGCCATTCTGGAAGATACTGCCGGATTTTCGAAGCATATAGCCTTCGAGGTAAGTCTTTCGGAAAAGATACACAATGCGATTTCAACCGGTTTCTTTGAGGCGTTGTCTCAAGGGAATTACCACTTAGAGGTGTTAGGCGCCCAATTAACCATTGTGTCCTATGAACCTCCGGAGGCGGGGACAGAGTTTACTCCATCCTTGCTAAAAGTGGCCTTACTGAGTGGAGTCAGGCAAGCGCTTCAAGATCAGACAGAACTCATTGGTCCTGTTTCTGATTTGGAAGTATTTGTAGATGATACTTATGTAGGGAATGTGCTGTCCCTTCTGCAAAAAAGATCAGCGCATATTATTGACATAAGGAAGAGATTTTCTGATAAATCTCAAATCCTGGCGCGAGTAGGCACAGAAAACCTACTTGGCTTTTCGGGGGCTCTTAGAAATATGACCAAAGGGACAGGTATTTCTTTCCAAAGAAATACCTTTAGCCCCGAAAATTACAACGTTCTAAATGAAAGAAAGGCCCGTTAG
- the rpsC gene encoding 30S ribosomal protein S3, whose product MGQKVNPIGLRLGITRTWDSIWFSKMEYKKNLHEDLKIRRFLLKKLKNAGVVKVIVERFPEKINVNIHTSKPGVVIGQKGNNIEAIKTELRTMAEKPISLNIIEVKKPEIVAQAVAETIAVQIEQRMPFRRVMKQELRRAMRGGVEGIKIQISGRLNGADMARVEKYMEGRVPLHTLRAKIDYGFKEALTTYGQIGVKVWTYTGDYFPTKEESEDDKYAVKRRTS is encoded by the coding sequence ATGGGACAAAAAGTTAATCCAATTGGCCTAAGATTAGGCATTACTAGAACTTGGGATTCCATTTGGTTTTCTAAGATGGAATACAAAAAAAATCTTCATGAGGATCTCAAGATTCGTCGGTTTCTTCTAAAAAAATTGAAGAACGCTGGTGTAGTTAAGGTGATCGTTGAGAGATTTCCTGAGAAAATAAATGTAAATATTCATACTTCTAAACCTGGTGTTGTTATTGGACAGAAAGGTAACAACATTGAGGCTATAAAAACTGAATTGAGAACAATGGCTGAAAAGCCAATTAGTTTGAATATTATCGAAGTGAAGAAACCGGAGATTGTTGCTCAAGCAGTGGCTGAGACAATTGCGGTTCAGATTGAACAACGTATGCCATTTCGTCGAGTAATGAAGCAAGAGCTTCGTCGTGCGATGAGAGGTGGTGTTGAAGGAATCAAGATCCAAATTTCCGGACGTCTTAACGGGGCTGATATGGCTCGTGTTGAGAAGTATATGGAAGGTCGAGTTCCTCTACACACATTACGAGCAAAAATTGATTATGGATTCAAAGAAGCTCTTACTACTTACGGACAGATCGGAGTGAAAGTATGGACTTACACTGGTGATTATTTCCCAACAAAAGAAGAGTCAGAAGACGACAAATACGCCGTTAAGCGAAGGACCAGCTAA
- the rpsQ gene encoding 30S ribosomal protein S17, which translates to MEHAEQRKSLTVQGKVVSNAMNKTVVIESLTKSMHPLFKKITTSTSKIKVHDEKNECNVGDTILAVETRPLSRDKRHKLVKIIDKAKLV; encoded by the coding sequence ATGGAACACGCAGAACAAAGAAAATCTCTGACCGTTCAAGGCAAAGTAGTTTCCAATGCTATGAACAAGACAGTTGTTATAGAGTCACTTACAAAGAGCATGCATCCGTTGTTTAAGAAAATTACAACAAGCACATCTAAGATCAAAGTGCATGATGAGAAGAATGAATGTAATGTTGGCGATACAATTCTAGCTGTTGAGACAAGACCTCTTTCAAGGGATAAGCGTCACAAGTTAGTAAAAATTATTGATAAGGCTAAATTGGTATGA
- the rplD gene encoding 50S ribosomal protein L4 yields MKAQKYSKEGKLIGEVNLPDGLFATGVSSGAIYDAIKAENANARQGTHSTKDKSEVRGGGKKPWAQKGTGRARQGSSRAPHWVGGGIIHGPKPRDYSSNLSSNVKKKAVLSILNKKADESRIKIIEDITPEAYSTKTIFNILKNMEISDKGNVGFVVTGENQFLKRSTRNIPFLKYVNAKRVVCRDILYNNSLVISESALNDMLAQYGKGESK; encoded by the coding sequence ATGAAAGCACAAAAGTATTCAAAAGAAGGCAAGCTAATCGGTGAAGTTAACTTACCGGACGGTTTGTTCGCTACCGGAGTCTCCTCTGGTGCGATATATGATGCAATCAAGGCAGAAAATGCGAATGCCAGACAAGGAACTCATTCGACTAAAGACAAGAGTGAAGTTCGTGGTGGTGGTAAAAAGCCTTGGGCTCAAAAAGGAACCGGTCGTGCTAGACAAGGATCTTCGCGTGCTCCTCATTGGGTCGGTGGTGGTATAATCCATGGACCAAAGCCAAGAGATTATTCTTCAAACCTATCCAGCAATGTTAAGAAGAAAGCAGTGCTTTCAATATTAAACAAAAAAGCAGACGAATCTAGAATCAAGATCATAGAGGATATCACTCCTGAGGCTTATTCTACAAAAACGATCTTTAACATATTGAAGAATATGGAAATTTCCGACAAAGGAAATGTTGGATTTGTTGTAACTGGCGAAAATCAATTTCTAAAAAGATCAACAAGAAATATTCCTTTCTTAAAGTATGTAAATGCTAAACGAGTTGTTTGTAGAGATATTCTCTATAACAATAGTTTGGTTATTTCTGAGTCAGCTCTAAATGATATGCTTGCTCAGTATGGTAAAGGAGAATCCAAATAA
- the rplE gene encoding 50S ribosomal protein L5: protein MKFPRLKEKYLQEIRPNIQKKFGFKSVMRVPRLEKIVLNVGMGEAHANPKMMEAALDELGLITGQKAVKTIAKKSIAGFKVREGMVLGCKVTLRGNYMYEFLDRLINVALPRVRDFKGVNPKGFDGRGNYNISVREQIIFPEIQFDKINNIYGINITFVTSAEKDEEAYNLFEGFGMPYRNKN from the coding sequence ATGAAATTCCCTAGATTAAAAGAGAAATATTTACAAGAGATTCGTCCGAATATCCAAAAGAAATTTGGATTCAAGTCAGTTATGAGAGTGCCTCGATTAGAGAAAATTGTTTTGAACGTTGGTATGGGTGAAGCTCATGCCAATCCAAAAATGATGGAAGCTGCACTTGATGAATTGGGTTTGATCACTGGTCAGAAAGCTGTCAAAACTATCGCGAAGAAATCTATAGCTGGATTTAAAGTGAGAGAAGGGATGGTTCTTGGATGTAAAGTTACACTTCGCGGTAACTATATGTATGAGTTTCTTGATAGATTGATCAATGTTGCATTGCCGAGGGTTCGTGACTTCAAGGGCGTGAATCCAAAAGGTTTCGATGGAAGAGGGAACTATAATATTTCTGTTAGAGAGCAGATTATTTTTCCAGAGATCCAATTCGATAAAATCAATAATATATACGGTATCAATATAACATTCGTTACTTCTGCGGAAAAGGACGAAGAAGCGTATAACCTGTTCGAGGGGTTCGGAATGCCCTATCGAAACAAGAATTAA
- the tuf gene encoding elongation factor Tu, which produces MAKAKFDRTKPHLNIGTIGHVDHGKTTLTAAITTTLAKKLGGSNKAIAYDQIDNAPEEKARGITIATSHQEYETEKRHYAHVDCPGHADYVKNMITGAAQMDAAILVVSATDGAMPQTKEHILLARQVGVPYIVVYLNKADMLAEDEREDMVEMVKEEIKDLLNKYNFPGDKTPFVSGSALKALEGDDSDLGMNSIVKLMEAVDTYVPDPTRILDKPFLMPVEDVFSITGRGTVATGRVEQGILKINDEIEIVGIRDTTKTVVTGIEMFRKLLDDAKAGDNIGALLRGTKKEDIERGQVLAKPGSITPHKKFKAEVYVLTKDEGGRHTPFFNNYRPQFYFRTTDITGVCNLPDGAEMVMPGDNVTMSIELIHPIAMDQGLKFAIREGGRTIGSGVVAQIVE; this is translated from the coding sequence ATGGCAAAAGCAAAATTCGACAGAACAAAACCACACTTGAACATCGGTACAATCGGACACGTTGACCATGGCAAGACTACCTTAACGGCTGCAATTACAACTACACTAGCGAAAAAGCTTGGTGGAAGTAATAAGGCTATTGCATACGATCAGATCGATAACGCACCCGAAGAAAAAGCTCGTGGTATAACAATTGCAACATCGCATCAAGAGTATGAAACCGAAAAAAGACATTATGCACACGTAGATTGTCCAGGTCACGCTGACTATGTTAAAAACATGATTACTGGTGCAGCTCAGATGGATGCAGCTATTCTTGTAGTTTCTGCAACTGATGGTGCTATGCCTCAAACTAAAGAACATATCCTTCTTGCTCGCCAAGTTGGTGTTCCTTACATCGTAGTTTATCTTAACAAAGCTGACATGTTGGCTGAAGACGAAAGAGAAGACATGGTTGAAATGGTAAAAGAAGAGATCAAAGATCTTTTGAATAAATACAATTTCCCAGGTGATAAAACTCCTTTCGTTTCTGGTTCTGCATTGAAAGCACTTGAAGGCGATGATTCAGATCTAGGAATGAATTCAATTGTAAAATTGATGGAAGCTGTTGATACTTATGTTCCAGATCCTACTCGTATTCTTGACAAACCTTTCCTAATGCCAGTAGAGGATGTATTCTCTATCACTGGTCGTGGAACAGTTGCAACAGGAAGAGTAGAGCAAGGAATTCTAAAAATCAACGACGAGATCGAAATCGTTGGTATCCGTGATACAACAAAAACAGTTGTAACTGGAATCGAAATGTTCCGTAAGCTTCTTGATGACGCGAAAGCTGGAGACAATATTGGTGCTCTTCTTCGTGGAACTAAAAAAGAAGATATTGAAAGAGGCCAAGTTTTAGCTAAGCCAGGATCAATTACTCCTCATAAGAAATTTAAAGCAGAAGTTTACGTTCTTACTAAAGATGAAGGTGGACGTCATACTCCTTTCTTCAATAATTACCGACCACAGTTTTACTTCAGAACTACTGATATTACTGGAGTTTGTAATTTGCCAGATGGTGCTGAGATGGTTATGCCTGGTGACAACGTCACTATGTCAATTGAACTTATTCACCCGATTGCGATGGACCAAGGTCTTAAATTCGCGATTCGTGAAGGTGGAAGAACAATTGGTTCCGGCGTAGTTGCTCAGATCGTGGAATAA
- the rplX gene encoding 50S ribosomal protein L24, whose translation MPAKAIYKGSEPTKFKKVKLHKDDEVVVIAGKDKGKKGKILALDKKRDRVFIEGVNKRKRFVRPTQENPQGGQIEIEFPLHISNVMFFDSKKKKGVRLGSAEVKGKKVRVTKPEGREI comes from the coding sequence ATGCCAGCTAAAGCAATTTATAAAGGTTCAGAGCCAACCAAGTTCAAGAAAGTAAAATTACACAAAGACGATGAAGTGGTTGTAATTGCTGGAAAAGACAAAGGTAAGAAAGGAAAAATCCTAGCTCTAGACAAAAAAAGAGACCGAGTTTTCATTGAAGGCGTTAACAAAAGAAAAAGATTTGTTCGTCCGACTCAAGAAAACCCACAGGGCGGACAAATTGAAATCGAATTTCCTCTTCATATTTCCAATGTAATGTTCTTTGATTCTAAAAAGAAGAAAGGCGTTCGTTTGGGTTCTGCTGAAGTAAAAGGAAAGAAGGTTCGTGTAACGAAACCAGAAGGAAGGGAGATCTAG
- the rpsJ gene encoding 30S ribosomal protein S10, producing MTGQRIRVKLKAFDHRLIDQSTYEIVATAKRTGASVSGPIPLPTKKEIYTVLRSPHVNKKAREQFEMRTHKRLIDILNTNEDTVEALMKLQLPAGVSVDIKS from the coding sequence ATGACTGGCCAAAGAATCAGAGTAAAGTTAAAAGCATTTGATCATAGGTTGATTGACCAATCAACCTATGAGATTGTAGCGACTGCGAAAAGGACTGGGGCATCTGTCTCTGGTCCAATTCCTTTGCCTACAAAGAAAGAAATTTATACAGTACTGCGATCCCCTCACGTAAATAAAAAAGCGAGAGAGCAGTTTGAAATGAGAACGCATAAAAGGCTGATCGATATACTTAACACTAACGAGGACACAGTTGAGGCTCTAATGAAACTTCAACTTCCTGCTGGTGTTTCTGTAGATATCAAGTCGTAA
- the rplV gene encoding 50S ribosomal protein L22: MEAKAVAMHVRISARKARLVANEVRGYGYQEAMDILRFTNKKASDMIIDLLNSAVANAIQADENVMPESLYISKIYVDDGPIMKRYRPRARGRASRIRKRLSHITLVLSDKAPVGSEG; encoded by the coding sequence ATGGAAGCCAAAGCAGTAGCAATGCACGTGAGAATTTCAGCCAGAAAAGCAAGACTGGTTGCGAATGAAGTAAGAGGTTATGGTTATCAAGAAGCCATGGACATTCTTCGTTTTACCAATAAGAAAGCGTCCGATATGATTATTGATCTTTTGAATTCAGCGGTTGCGAATGCAATCCAAGCTGATGAGAATGTTATGCCAGAGAGTCTTTATATTTCTAAAATATATGTTGATGATGGCCCAATTATGAAGAGATACAGACCTCGTGCAAGAGGAAGAGCTTCTCGAATTCGAAAAAGACTCAGTCATATAACTCTTGTTCTTTCGGACAAGGCACCAGTAGGATCGGAAGGATAG
- the rpsL gene encoding 30S ribosomal protein S12 encodes MPTINQLIRHGRKLQKKRTKSPALKSSPQRRGVCTRVMTFTPKKPNSALRKVARVRLTTGIEVTAYIPGEGHNLQEHNVVLIRGGRVKDLPGVRYHIVRGTLDTLGVDKRRKSRSKYGAKRPKA; translated from the coding sequence ATGCCAACAATTAATCAATTGATTCGCCACGGGCGAAAATTACAGAAAAAAAGAACTAAATCACCTGCTCTTAAGAGCTCTCCTCAAAGAAGAGGAGTTTGTACTCGTGTTATGACATTTACACCAAAGAAACCAAACTCAGCTCTGAGAAAGGTTGCTCGGGTGAGATTGACAACAGGAATCGAAGTAACTGCGTATATTCCAGGAGAAGGTCACAACCTTCAGGAACATAACGTTGTTTTGATTCGTGGTGGAAGGGTAAAAGATTTACCTGGAGTTCGTTATCATATCGTTCGAGGAACTTTGGATACGCTAGGCGTTGACAAAAGAAGAAAAAGTAGATCTAAATACGGCGCTAAGAGACCTAAGGCTTAA
- the rplW gene encoding 50S ribosomal protein L23 — MVADQIIIAPLITEKSQELEAIHERIEEKRKNSRRASNGKKITKYSFKVHVDANKIQVKEAIEKIFNVKPASVNMQVYRGKIKKFRYVAAPKAHWKKAIVTFHDGTTLDIVKV; from the coding sequence ATGGTTGCGGATCAGATAATTATCGCCCCTCTCATTACTGAGAAATCACAGGAATTGGAAGCTATTCACGAAAGAATTGAAGAAAAGAGAAAGAATTCAAGACGTGCGAGCAATGGCAAGAAAATTACGAAATACAGCTTCAAAGTTCATGTTGATGCAAATAAGATCCAAGTAAAAGAAGCTATTGAGAAAATTTTCAATGTTAAACCTGCATCTGTTAATATGCAAGTTTATAGAGGCAAAATCAAAAAGTTCAGATATGTTGCAGCTCCAAAAGCACACTGGAAGAAGGCAATTGTCACTTTCCATGATGGAACAACATTGGACATAGTTAAGGTTTAA
- the rplN gene encoding 50S ribosomal protein L14, which translates to MIQQETILQVADNSGIKKVMCIKVLGGSKKRYATIGDEIIVAVKSSQPGYGLRDGQGKKVHGKAVQRAVVVRTKKEIRRPDGSYIRFDDNAVAIIDDKGNPKGTRIFGPVAKELRDKKYMKIVSLAPEVL; encoded by the coding sequence ATGATCCAGCAAGAAACTATACTACAAGTTGCTGATAACTCTGGAATAAAAAAGGTTATGTGTATCAAAGTTTTGGGTGGATCCAAAAAAAGATACGCAACAATCGGAGACGAGATCATTGTTGCAGTGAAGTCTTCTCAACCAGGTTACGGCTTGCGTGATGGACAAGGCAAGAAGGTTCACGGAAAAGCTGTTCAGAGAGCGGTTGTCGTGAGAACCAAGAAAGAAATCAGAAGACCAGATGGATCCTATATCAGATTTGATGACAACGCTGTTGCAATCATCGATGATAAGGGCAATCCGAAAGGAACTCGTATTTTTGGGCCTGTCGCTAAAGAACTAAGAGATAAGAAATATATGAAAATTGTATCTCTTGCTCCGGAGGTATTATAA
- the rplB gene encoding 50S ribosomal protein L2, which produces MAIKKLKPYTASTRTQSVADFSSITAEKPKKSLTSSVNYKAGRGDGGKISVRHKGGRIKRKYRVIDFKRRKMNVPATVKTVEYDPNRTSFIALLCYADGEYRYILAPTGLKVGDKVMTSETAEIKPGNTLPLSKIPPGTNVHCIELQPGKGAQIARTAGSFAVIAAKDGDYVSLKLPSSEVRKVRKECLATIGELSNKDHNLVSVGKAGRNRWKGIRPSVRGVVMNPVDHPHGGGEGRTSGGRHPVSPWGQPTKGYKTRKNSSTNKFIVQKRKRNRNR; this is translated from the coding sequence ATGGCTATCAAGAAACTAAAACCATATACAGCAAGCACTAGAACTCAATCGGTTGCTGACTTCTCTTCTATTACGGCTGAAAAGCCTAAGAAGAGTTTAACTTCAAGTGTCAATTATAAAGCAGGTCGCGGAGACGGTGGAAAGATTTCTGTTCGCCATAAAGGTGGAAGAATCAAAAGGAAATATAGAGTTATCGATTTTAAACGTCGAAAAATGAATGTTCCTGCAACTGTTAAAACAGTTGAATACGATCCGAATAGAACTTCTTTTATCGCGTTGTTGTGCTATGCGGACGGGGAATACAGATATATCTTAGCTCCTACTGGCTTGAAAGTCGGTGACAAAGTCATGACTTCTGAAACTGCAGAGATCAAGCCGGGTAATACTTTACCTCTGAGCAAAATCCCTCCTGGCACTAACGTCCATTGTATTGAATTGCAACCTGGAAAAGGTGCACAAATTGCAAGAACTGCAGGATCATTTGCTGTAATTGCAGCGAAAGATGGAGACTATGTTAGCTTAAAATTGCCTTCTTCTGAAGTTAGAAAAGTTCGTAAAGAATGTTTGGCTACAATTGGTGAACTGAGTAATAAAGATCATAACCTAGTGTCCGTTGGTAAAGCGGGTAGAAATCGTTGGAAAGGTATACGTCCTTCCGTGCGTGGGGTAGTAATGAACCCTGTAGATCACCCTCATGGTGGTGGTGAAGGTAGAACATCAGGGGGAAGACATCCAGTTTCTCCATGGGGTCAACCAACTAAAGGATATAAAACAAGAAAGAATTCCTCTACGAACAAATTCATTGTTCAGAAGAGAAAGAGAAACAGGAATAGATAG
- the rpsG gene encoding 30S ribosomal protein S7, translating to MSRRRGKVEPRLMEGDPKFNDKIVAKFINCLMVDGKKSTAQKVFYDALELIQQKTGLDPFVVFNEALENAKPQVEVKSRRVGGVTYQVPIEVRPERRMALGIRWLIRYSRSRNEKSMKSKLAFELMEAQKGTGSSIKKKEDIRKMADANKAFSHYRW from the coding sequence ATGTCTAGAAGAAGAGGAAAAGTTGAACCACGCCTTATGGAAGGCGATCCAAAATTTAACGATAAGATAGTTGCGAAATTCATCAATTGTCTTATGGTTGATGGTAAAAAAAGCACAGCTCAGAAAGTATTCTATGATGCACTTGAGTTGATTCAGCAAAAAACTGGATTGGATCCGTTCGTTGTATTTAATGAAGCGTTAGAAAATGCGAAGCCACAAGTTGAGGTTAAATCTCGTCGTGTTGGTGGTGTAACGTATCAAGTTCCTATTGAAGTTCGTCCAGAAAGAAGGATGGCATTAGGAATTCGTTGGTTGATTCGATATTCAAGATCAAGAAACGAAAAATCTATGAAATCAAAACTTGCATTCGAGTTAATGGAAGCTCAGAAAGGAACAGGTTCTTCCATCAAGAAGAAAGAAGATATTAGGAAAATGGCGGATGCCAACAAAGCATTCAGTCACTATCGTTGGTAA
- the rpsS gene encoding 30S ribosomal protein S19 yields MARSLKKGPFIDDHLMKKITKMTSEGIKKPFKTWSRRSTIYPDMIGHTVMVHNGKVFVPVFINDNMIGHKLGEFAPSRTFRGHSGDKKAVKK; encoded by the coding sequence ATGGCGAGAAGTTTAAAGAAAGGACCCTTCATCGATGACCACTTGATGAAAAAAATTACTAAGATGACCTCTGAAGGAATTAAGAAGCCCTTCAAGACATGGTCTCGCAGAAGCACCATCTATCCTGATATGATTGGTCACACTGTTATGGTGCACAATGGCAAGGTTTTTGTTCCTGTTTTTATTAACGATAATATGATCGGTCACAAGTTAGGTGAATTTGCACCTTCTAGAACGTTTCGTGGTCACTCCGGCGACAAAAAAGCCGTTAAAAAGTAG
- the rpmC gene encoding 50S ribosomal protein L29, translated as MKNKLHELNDADLKNQLGEAREEIRSQRFKFAVEKNLENPKKIRDTKKKIARILTIQRERDLAKVRQG; from the coding sequence ATGAAAAACAAACTTCATGAATTAAATGATGCAGATCTAAAGAACCAGTTAGGGGAAGCTCGCGAAGAAATTCGTTCTCAAAGGTTCAAATTTGCTGTGGAAAAGAATTTGGAAAATCCGAAGAAGATTCGTGATACCAAGAAAAAAATTGCTAGAATTTTGACCATACAAAGGGAACGAGATTTAGCTAAGGTTCGACAAGGATAG
- the rplP gene encoding 50S ribosomal protein L16, producing the protein MLSPKRVKFRKRQRGRLKGMDERGSKVSFGEFGLKAITSGRLTARQIEAARVTINRQVKRGGKLWIRIFPHVPITKKPAETRMGKGKGNPEFWIAEIRPGRVLFEMSGIDEATAKKALELASFKLPLQTVFVKRNLL; encoded by the coding sequence ATGTTATCCCCGAAAAGAGTTAAATTTAGAAAAAGACAGAGAGGAAGACTTAAGGGCATGGACGAAAGAGGCTCTAAAGTTTCTTTCGGAGAATTTGGTCTTAAAGCAATTACATCTGGTCGCTTGACTGCAAGACAGATTGAAGCAGCGAGAGTTACAATCAATCGTCAAGTGAAACGTGGTGGAAAATTATGGATTCGTATTTTTCCGCATGTTCCAATTACCAAGAAACCAGCCGAAACTCGGATGGGTAAAGGTAAAGGTAACCCAGAATTCTGGATCGCAGAGATCCGACCAGGAAGAGTATTATTTGAAATGAGTGGAATTGACGAAGCGACTGCGAAAAAGGCTTTGGAACTTGCTTCCTTTAAGCTTCCTCTGCAAACCGTATTTGTTAAAAGGAATTTGTTATGA
- the rplC gene encoding 50S ribosomal protein L3: MAKGLIAEKIGMTQIFNEEGKVIPVTVLRVGPCGVSQVKTVANDGYDAVQLSFGTVKEKSIGKAIKGHLAKAGITALRKVFREFRNFGEEVSLGKELSASDVFQLNDNVKVVGLSKGKGFQGVVKRHGFAGGPKTHGSRFQKHPGSIGAGSTPSRVFKGMKMGGRMGQDQATIRNAKIVRIIEADNLVFVSGNVPGSDTSIVTIEKI, encoded by the coding sequence ATGGCGAAAGGACTAATAGCAGAAAAAATAGGAATGACTCAAATCTTCAATGAAGAAGGAAAAGTTATACCTGTGACTGTTCTTCGTGTTGGACCTTGTGGAGTTTCACAAGTGAAAACAGTTGCCAATGATGGATATGATGCCGTTCAGCTAAGCTTTGGAACCGTAAAAGAGAAATCTATTGGTAAAGCTATAAAAGGCCATCTTGCAAAAGCAGGAATCACTGCTCTTAGAAAAGTATTCCGAGAATTCAGAAACTTTGGTGAAGAAGTTTCATTGGGAAAAGAACTGAGTGCGTCAGACGTATTTCAGCTCAATGATAACGTTAAGGTTGTAGGTCTTTCCAAAGGTAAAGGTTTTCAAGGTGTTGTCAAAAGACATGGTTTCGCCGGTGGTCCAAAAACACACGGTTCAAGATTCCAAAAACATCCTGGTTCGATTGGTGCGGGTTCGACTCCATCAAGAGTATTTAAAGGGATGAAGATGGGTGGTAGAATGGGTCAAGACCAGGCTACAATTCGAAATGCAAAAATTGTTAGGATCATCGAGGCAGACAATCTAGTTTTTGTTTCTGGAAATGTTCCAGGCAGCGACACCTCAATCGTAACGATCGAAAAGATATAA